The Leishmania major strain Friedlin complete genome, chromosome 23 nucleotide sequence AGagaaacaagaaaaacgAGTCGGAAGAGTGGTACAAGCTTCAGTGCCCaaaggagggggtgcggGGTGGGCAGACGTAGTGAAAGAAAGAGATAAAGAAGAAGGATGAGAGGAGGGTTACACTGCAGGTGCTTGTGTATCGGGGTTCCTGCAGAAGAGGAGTGCgtcaagcacacacgcgcgcacaccccacccacacactcACTACCCTTACAACTCCCCTACGAGCCAAATATTTCGACGGGAAAACTCAGCCAATGCCCTCCATCGGAACGGCCGCGGTTCCCTTGTGCTATTTCAGTTTTGTTTTCCAGTTTGCCAAGCACGGAGAGCAACGCGGGAGAGAgatgaagagggagggagttgAAGGAAACTCGAAGCGCACCAGGTGACACCTGGCATGAAAACCAAAAGAGGCGGGAGAACGGAGAGGCAGTTATATACGGCATTCTCCTcgtgcaaaaaaaaaacgaaggaaACAGTGTACCCGTGCCGCACTaacccacacgcacgtaccTATGAAAAGgggagcaaaaaaaaaaaataataCTAATAATAAAAGTTAAAAAATAATAGAGAGATAACAGCACGTGGAGAGCCAAAAGAGATCGAAGACGAACATCGATGAAAAGAGGTACGCCACCAGAGCACAGCCGTgcgcgagcacacgcacaaaaaaTGAAGTGAAGCGTACGGAAAAAAAAGTAGGAGAGCGGGGTGAAAGCGAAAACACACACTCagacacgcagcagcggcagccgcaacaGGGGACGTCCCAACGCAAGCACAGGGAGAAGGAAaacaggggagggggaggggggtacAAAAAGGGCTAAAAAGCACTTGGACGGAGCAACGCATGAAAAAATGCGAGCGACAAGAGCGGAGACAGACACGAAgaaaacaacacacacacacacacatacatacgcacacacacacacatacacatacacacacacacatacacacacacacatacacatacacacacacacatacacacacacacatacacatacacacacacacacatacatacacatacacacacacacatacacacacacacatacacatacacacacacacatacacacacacacatacacatacacacacacacatacacacacacacatacacatacacacacacacacatacatacacacacacacacatatacacacacacatacacacacacacatacacacacacacatacacatacacacacacacatacacacacacacatacacatacacacacacacacacatacatacacacacacacacatatacacacacacatacacacacacacatacacatacatacacatacacacacatatacacacacacatacacatacacacatacacacacacacacatacatacacatacacacacacatacacacacacacatacacacacacatacacatacacacacacacatacacacacacacatacacatacacacacacacacacatacatacacacacacacacatatacacacacacatacacacacacacatacacatacatacacatacacacacatatacacacacacatacacatacacacacacacatacacacacacacatacacatacacacacacacacatacatacacacacacacatatacacacacacacacatacatacatacacacacacacacacacatacacacacgcacaaacaaaTGTAAAACGAAGATAGAAACGGCCtgccaaggaggaggagcgaagacaaaacgaaaagaaaaaaagcaTCAGCGCTCCAAGCACTGAACAGCAGTGCaacgagcagcgccgcaatcgaaagaggaagaggaggaagaagaggtgTTAttatttttgttttgtttttcctttttcgGATTGCTGCTTTTTGATGTCCTTCAAGTTGGAAGGAGCGACAAGAtagtgggggggggggaagagaagggggagggaagggggcgaaGAAGATGAACtaagaaaaaaagaaagagaaacgcGGAAAGATAAAGCGATGGACACCAGACAagaacgagagagggagggagagagagagagagagggagagaaaaaaagaggggaaggagggaaaggCAGTTAATGCGCACTCaagacacacaaacataaCACCAGTAAAAACGAAAAACGCCTCGTGTTGAACACGAGCGCACAGAAACGCACGGACACCCGCACCCACGGCAAGATCATAGCCACTCAGAGCTAccacagacgcacagaggcAGGAATGGCCTGAGAGGGAATAGAGAGAAAGAACAATAAACTGGTGCGGAGGGAAGGAAATCAACGCGGGAAAAATGCGGAAAAGGAGTGGAGAACCCTTGGGTCGGGAAAGGGAAGTGCTGGGTGCAGATATGAAGGTGAGTCACGGACAGAACAGAGACAATCAACTGCGTCTCTTCAAAGCCGTCGTTCCCCTTCCTCGCTTTCCTCGTTGCGCGGttgcgtgcgcatgtgtgtttGGTGCATGTGCGGAGAGGTGGCCGCTTCTCTGAGCGACAGGagtggagaagagagagggagaggctcAGCCCTCAATCCTGACCCACATGAACAGTGGCCATGCATACGTGCGCTACATGAGCGCCACATACGCCAGGTGAATGATTTCGGGGTGGGAGAAGTACAAAATACGACCAACTAGTAACACTTGGACGAAAAGCACACAAGAAAAAGTAGGGCGAAAGAAATACGTAGAGATACaccgtctgtgcgtgcgtgtgtgtgtgtgtatgtgtgcgtgtgtgtgaagaaaagaaaacagaggAGCGGAGGCCTTTGATATAACGGCAAATAGGCaacagggagggagggcgggagTAGAAAGCAGCTTTGAGGCGGGTATAGTCCAAAAAGGTGGATGAAGGGCCTCCCCTCTTCTGAAGCACCCGCCAGCCAACACCCGTTCCTTTCCTACTCAGTTTCTTGTCTGCTTGTTCGCTTCCTacgcgccgccgtcttctctatgccccccttcccccactcGCCCTTTTTTCGCCACCGCGTGCTACGAGAATGAAATCAAGAATAAccggagagagagcgaaacaCCACACATAGGACGTCATAAGGAGAAATGACGACAACgacacaaagaaaaagaaggggtTGTACGTCAGGGGGGGTTACATGAGTGATCGTGCACCCCGGTCGAAGgaagcacacaaacacacacgcacacacaccaagGGCAGTAAAGCGCTCAAGGCAGGGCGCGAGTGGgaaacacacagaaagacaTAGAAAGATACCAAAACCAGAgcggaaagaaaaaaagaaacgcaaaaaaaaagagggcagcggcgtcagaACGAGGAgacaacgaaaacaaaaacggagagaaagaaaaggatGATGAggccttcctcccccctcccccgcatTGCCTCATCACCCGTCTCGCCCGCAGAAAAACGAGCAGCGTTGGACGTGATACAACGAAAGCTGAAAACCAAGCAACAGAGtggaaaagaaaaaacaagaaaaagcaTTGAACCTCCTTCACACATGTCCCCTCATGGCCCTGTGCGGCCAGGTAGAAAGAAAAGGGTGCGAGGTGTTTCTCTATTTTCACGATGGTGCGCGGGCAAGCACATCCATCACAGATAGTGCCATTCTTTAGACAGCTACCAAATTAACAcgcctcctcttttctctgcGCTTGACGTCTCTCACCGCCCGCTCCCCAGGCGTACGCCAGCACTGTGAcctgctgtgtgtgtgtgtgtgtgtgtgtgtgcgttgttTGTTTGTTACCTTCGTTGTATGTGCCAGAGTTCAATTTTAGCTTTCTTTTCATTACGGTGGTAGttgtggtgatggtggtggttggTTGGTTGCTGTTCATGTGTATGGGAatagcagcagtggcagcagcgtgagAAAGCAGGATAAAACGAAGGAGCCGACAAGCTGTATATAGGCGCGTGCAGTGAGCAGGGGAGAGCGTGGAGTGCGCGtcgaaaaaagggggcgcgagagaagaggaacgacgagagaagagagagaaagagagagagagagcgagagcgagagcggcacgAAGGCGCCGGCACAAGCttgcagacacacacaagaaaaaaaaaacaaaagaaaaaggaggcaCACATGTGAATGTGCCGTCTTGTTCATTTCTGTGTGTATTTGTATGCGTTTTCTGCTCTTCTTCCGTTGGCGGGCGCGCCATCATCTCTTTCTATGTATGTATACAACCTTCTGAGTAGTGATGGCACGCCTGCGGTGTATTCCACGAGTGCATAGCAGTGgaaaatgaaaaaaaaaaacgaataaaagagaaaacaaatCGAGTGGATGCACAGGACGCCAAAACAGGGAAAATGTGGGAGTCCGAAAGACACCAGAGCGAAGCAAACAGTGATACCAATAAAACGTTCTTGTGTGCGAGGGAtaggagagagagatgggggaggggagggcaggcACAGCAATGGTGGCGCAAGAACGACACATCTCCGGATGAACAGCAGATggcacccacccacgcacccacccacacacgcacacgcaccgatATACACAAGCGCATATAGGCGCACATACGGGAAAGAAAACACACGCCTAAACGTGAGCGCGGGAGTCCAGCGTGCGCCTGCACAGGACAGCAAGGCGCCGGTGGAgaagcgaagaagaagcagGGGAGCATCAGAGAATACATCGAATAATGCGGCACATGCACAGgaacagacacacagacacatacgCATATATGTGCGCAGCAGAAGAAAACcgaagagaaaaggaagtACGGGCAGCTCGATCGAGCTGGGTTtgggtgggaggaggggggggggagaaggtaGCACTGGAGACGCAAGACCGTGTGGCCCCTCTTATTAGTGTTGCAACGTGCATAAAATAACACAAATAAGCAAGCAAGAGGTCGACAtagacgacgaggaggtgaagcTCTATGCCGCGTACCCAGGGAAACTGGGAGACAGCGACTTCGAAATCGTTacccgagagagagagagacgggaaAAAGGCgaacaagaaaaagagcagcacacgcacacacaggcacgatGCTGCAGACCATAGCAGCTCTGTGTAGTGAGTGCTGCATCCGTGCAGCCGTTCACTTCTTTCCTTGTCGACGTGATCACCACCTGGAACGAATTTGGATGCTTGTGTcttttgtgcgtgtgtgtgtgtgtgtgttttcttctttgcttctttttttttcttcagTGCAGCATCTGCAGCTGCAAGCCCATTCCATTGTCCATCATAACGACGCTCGGCGGCAGTCCGCTAAAGCCCTCTGCGCCACCATTGCTGGCGTTGACGGGGGCCGACGGCAAGTAGGGCGGAAGCGCCGGCATCCCCGTCGCAGTGCTGTTCATGGGCACCGTACCCATTGGAAAGTATGTCAACGGGGCTGTCCCATTAGCCATGGGGTTCGCAGtggctgtcgctgccggcagACCGGACGGTGACGACGATCCGGGGTACGCGCTCACACCATTCGCGGTCGCAGCGGTCGTTGGAAAGGCACCGTACCCGCCAGTGGGCAGCGGATAGTACACAAAGGCGGCTgttgccgccggcggcgccacccaCTCCGTCGAGGTCGCGCCGTTCGCGCCGTTcactgccgtcgtcgtgACCATCATCTGCGCAGACCCCGCCGGCATCATGGGCGCCATGTTCGGGAAGGGGAAGTTGAAGGGGGACACGGCGGCTTGAGAATTAGCGTTGTTGCCCACCGCATCGCGTGGGCCGCCGTTGGTGTTCCCCCTCGTCGCCGCTTTCGCCGATCCCAGGGAGGAGCAGCTGTCGGATGAGTGAAGGGAGTCCAGCGGGGGACTGAGAACCATGGATCCCGGGGAGAGAGCCGACATGGCCGCGGGCGCGCCTCCGCGTGGAGCGCCgttggtggcgctgccgccagggGTGAGAGGGCCAGGCAAAGgcgtgccggcagcgccaaAGCCACAGTCCGTGCGCGGGCTGCAACTCGCCGGGGTCACCGTGAAGAAGgccgtcgacggcgacgtgTTGACGGCCATATGCCCATCCACGGCAGAGGCTGTGagtgcggtggtggccggtacagcgccgcctgcaggaGCCATAAAAGGGAAATACTGCGGCATCGTCATGGgcatggcgccgccgctcggcATAGCGGCGGCCATCCCCATCGGGTTGTATGGCATCTGAATCGGCACGCCGCTGTTACCAACAGCCGCGCCGGAGATGGAGCTGTTGTTGACAGCACGACGACCCTGCGAGCCGCGACGAGAGCCAccactgcggcggctgcgatTAGTATTGTCACGACGGTCGCGCTGcatcgagggcggcggcagcgtcgtgtTGATGGCAGCACCAGCATCCCCAAGCGGCTGTGGGGTGGCGTGAGAGTCAGCGAGACGGGCCTGAACACAGCGGCCCTGCAAAAAGCTGCCATTGAGGCCGCGGATGCAGCTCGCCGCACTCTCCTCGCTGTAGTACAGCGCGAATCCGTAGGCCTTCGTCGGGGCATTGCGATTGTCAACGCACAGCTTCGCTGCCTCCACCCGTCCAAACTGCTGGCACAGCTGCCGGAAATCCTCCGAGCGGTAGGTCGGCGGCACACCAGAGATGTACACGTTGCGGCGGACGTTCTGATTCTTCACTTTGACCGGCTCTGCCGGTGGCGTCGGGACCTGGTCTATAACAGGCGAACCACCAGCGGTTGTCGATGCGGAACGACCAACACTCTTGCCGCCTTTTTTGGACGGCGCCTGCGGCGTCGCCTTcatcgcggccgcggcggtgagaACGGCATCGGGAGGCTGAGACTTGTGGTCCGCCATCACGCCGGTGGTTGGCAGCACGTCGAACGACAGAATCGACGACGTCGCAAAGTTGTGTGTACCGTCCAACCGCTGCGAGATGCCCGACTCGCTCTGTGACCCGCTGGCGTGAGACCCGAACGAAAGCGAGAACTCCTTGGTCGAGTTGTTGTGGAACGCGTCGGACACGGGCGAGGTGCTCATGATGAAGCGCGGAGAGGGTTGGTGGGGCGAAATAAAACAAGAAAAGGTGCACGGATCGACACAAAACACTTATTAAAAGTGCTCAAAGGGATGAAAgaagacgcacgcacacgctaagagagaaagagaggtcGAACGCGGAGTTGTGGGCGTGAAAGGGATCAGAACAGAataaaaagagagagcagacACCAACGACAACTTCCGTCAGGACAAgataaaaaaaaaggcaagGCAAGCAGTAGCTGATATAACTCCCCTGTGCACACTTATGTGGCTGCCCCAGCGActggagaagaaggaggtgaGGCGAATGATGAAGAGTCCTTCCCTTGGTATATACCAGcaagaacaacaacgacacCTACACAGAGGAAGACtaaagaaaagagagagaggaggtcACGAAAGTGTAAAGAAACTTCGGTGTGGAGCTGCGTTggtgaggtggtggcgggggaCTCAAGATATACTTCCTTTTCTGCCTACTttacgtgcacgtgtgcgtgaaAGTTATGTagtgtatgcgtgtgcgtgtgtttctTTCGTTCCGTGCGTCAGATCGATCGGACGAGTAGCAGCCGGAGTACTCGTAGAGACGGCGGGGGAGAGGCGTGAGCGGGGAGCGTGGGGGAGCGTGGGGGAGCGAACAAGCAACAAGGAaaaggaggacgacgacgacgatgacaaggaagagaaagagaataCAAAGAGAGATGAAAGACTGCCAAGGTCAGTGACACTTCAAGGAGCAACACAAGGTCGCATACAGCCAGACTCGCAAAGACGCCAGAGAACAGGACAATGGCAAAGGCGGAAacaagcgcgcgcacgcacacgtacacacaacaagaaaaaggaggggaacagagagagagagaaaacagaTTGACGTGTCGCTAGAGTGAGGGAACAGTTAAAAATTCAGATACCACTAGTGCACAGAACAGTTATACAGAGCCAgccacacacgaacacagagagagggaggaggtaAGACACGAGGAAAtaggggaagagaggaatAGGCTCAAAGAAacgaagagaagaagggggagagggagggaggcgagaaagaaagaagGACACAGCACGCAAAAAGAACAAAACTAGACAACAACAATAAAAGATGAGGGGAGGCACTACGAGAAGAACAGGAAGGGAGCACCTCACTGTGAACCACCACAGCCACCACAAAAACCACAACGATAGCGACAAACACAGAAGAACGAAGGAAAGGTTCCGAAGAAGAGCCACAGAAAAGAACcgcgagagcgcgcgcgaaTATGTACAACGACAACTCTCCTAAACGAGAACGCAAACAAGTAAAGCAGAAAAAAgaagcgagggaggaagagagagaggcgtaAGCGTGAACGCGTGAGCGAGAAACAAACAGCTGTGTATGTATACGTGAGCCCTGcacagctctctctctctctctctctctctttctttcgttccttttctctcctcttgTTCTCGTGTTCGGtccgtcctcctccttttctttATATACACctgtttttttgtgtgtgtggtgtatgtgtgtgtgtgtgtgtgtgtagtgtAGTGTCTTTTATTTGTTGTTgttgagggagggagggaaggggaggggggggggtaaggTGGGAAGAGAGAACGGAAAAAGGAGGTATCTTGtgtgggaaggggggggagtgtTGTTTGGTTGGGGAAGGGGCGTTCGTCGGTCTGTCAGTGGCTGTGTTGCCTTCGTACAAAACACCGAAAAAATGcaaaaaggagaagagcacGGCAGAAAGGGAAGCAGAAGAACACGAAGAGGGCCACGTCTTTCTGTACGTGTATTATTCAAAGCGAGGGGAGGaagcggggggagggtgagcgCTGCTTTCACTCGTATCGCAGTTGCGGGAACCTCCGTGTTAGCCGCGCAgtcgcctcttcctcctccttttttgttctttcCTTCGTTGTACTCCTTCGTCTCCTATTCcctccacgcacacgtgctTATAGCCGGAGCCTCGACCGTGTGTTTGTCTGCCTGTCCTTATATTACGTAGGGACCGGTGCGCACGAGATACCGATGAGTGCGTGAGTGTTCTGTGTAGGGACACCACTACTAGACGCTGCCTGTGCCGGTAATGATACTGTATGGAGAGAGGCAGGTTGCGTCCTCGCGGCAACGACAcagtgaaaaaaaaaagataaGCAACCGGAGGGGAAGAGGCaaggtgatggtggtggtggaggagtAGAGGGCACGAAACGGGAGCAGAGAGTTTTGATAGGACCTTCCTCACACCAATCAGAGGTAACAAAACAAAGGAGCACGaagacacacaaacaaaaaatagagagggagagagaagttGCAACACACGCCGtaaagagagcgagagacagacacacagacacacacacacacacacgctaGCACAAGcacaagaaaacaacaagCCAATCAAGAAAAAAAGATGAGATGATGGTGTGGCTGATGCTGAAGACAACGAAGGCAAGCGAAAACCACAAAAAGACGAAGAGGTTGCTGGTGTTGAGGTGggtgtgggagagagagagggggggacgaagaaaaaggggaTGCGGGTCTTTGATGAAGTTCAAACTAACCAAAgacgaaagagagaaaaagggaCCACGAACAGGAACACGAGAAGGGAAAATAGACGCGGTGAGAAGGGGGTGTGGGTATGGTATACACGTAATGCAGACAAGGGCGCAGAGGGACCGCACAGAGTCGCCGgcaggcagaggagaggagaggagagaagggggggaATAAAAGGTCTGACGGTCGGAGGACGGCGGAGGGAGCGGCGATCTCACCTCAAAGCGTTTGTATGTAAGCGCAAGTGTATGTAAAACGcctctgttgttgttgttgcggtggctctttcttctcttttcggTTGCTTGTGGGTGTGTTTCTCGTTTCGTGCGATggcaggggaaggggtggcggccgtggtcgtggtcgtggtgATGGTCGAGGACTGGCAGTAGATCTGTTTATACGCACACAACCCGGTGGTAGCGGAAACGAGGGAACGAGAACGGGAAGAGACGGAGAAGacgaaggggaagaggagggaaggggcagAAAAAATTGGAAAGGAAGACAAAAGATTTACCTACGTATCTAAATGCTTGTCTGATGGTAAGCGAGGTGGTGATggacacgtgtgtgtgtgtgtgtgtgtgtgtgtgtgtgtgtgtgtgtgtgattgAGGATGTCGCATGTCAAGCCGCcgaggggaaggagggacgGCGAACAAGACAACCAGGAGACAACATCATGCATGGCAGGAGGCAGGAAAAGAAGACGAATGGCAAAGAAGCATAGAGAACGCGGCGAGGAAAGCTGGGAAACATGGTGCGCACTCGACATCGCACACGCCCTACAGCGCCTGGGAACAGAGCCgtgcaaacacacacgcatatacaTGGGTACCTTCATGCGACTCCGCCTCACTTCACAACGGCGGAGTGGGCCAGCGGAGGAGCGGGCGCGGTGAAGGCGAAGACACGGCGAAAACGGAGACGCGCGCCACGTCGATGGTagccatgcacacacacagagaacgAACCTCTTGAGACGATTTCCCGGCACGCTTCCTGCGCCTCAAATCATGCTCGCATAGCCTCCctgccttcctcccctctgtgtgtctgtgtgttgtAACTGTGATTTCAGCTTATCACAGCTTTAGTCATTCCTCGTATCTGTCTGTATGTTTCTCCTCCACCGTACCGCATACCAACGTGGAAGTCGACTTCACAAGGAAGGCCAAGAGAGGCAGGAGTTGCTTTCTCCCGCGTCCTCAGCGCGCCCACTTCGCTGCCCAGACAAGCGTGCAGCCAACGCCACGCTCGAGCCGCCACCCGCCCGCCGGCCTGCCACACGCCCCCATCGCCTCGTGCAATGCAGCCgtcggcacacacgcggtaCAGCAATGCACCGACTCAGTcagcccagcgccgcctctgcctcaaACTCTACCCAgcacccgccgccg carries:
- a CDS encoding putative RNA-binding protein, with translation MSTSPVSDAFHNNSTKEFSLSFGSHASGSQSESGISQRLDGTHNFATSSILSFDVLPTTGVMADHKSQPPDAVLTAAAAMKATPQAPSKKGGKSVGRSASTTAGGSPVIDQVPTPPAEPVKVKNQNVRRNVYISGVPPTYRSEDFRQLCQQFGRVEAAKLCVDNRNAPTKAYGFALYYSEESAASCIRGLNGSFLQGRCVQARLADSHATPQPLGDAGAAINTTLPPPSMQRDRRDNTNRSRRSGGSRRGSQGRRAVNNSSISGAAVGNSGVPIQMPYNPMGMAAAMPSGGAMPMTMPQYFPFMAPAGGAVPATTALTASAVDGHMAVNTSPSTAFFTVTPASCSPRTDCGFGAAGTPLPGPLTPGGSATNGAPRGGAPAAMSALSPGSMVLSPPLDSLHSSDSCSSLGSAKAATRGNTNGGPRDAVGNNANSQAAVSPFNFPFPNMAPMMPAGSAQMMVTTTAVNGANGATSTEWVAPPAATAAFVYYPLPTGGYGAFPTTAATANGVSAYPGSSSPSGLPAATATANPMANGTAPLTYFPMGTVPMNSTATGMPALPPYLPSAPVNASNGGAEGFSGLPPSVVMMDNGMGLQLQMLH